The following are from one region of the Quercus robur chromosome 1, dhQueRobu3.1, whole genome shotgun sequence genome:
- the LOC126717103 gene encoding LEAF RUST 10 DISEASE-RESISTANCE LOCUS RECEPTOR-LIKE PROTEIN KINASE-like 2.4 — MKNVTYQVLGVNAEAQILKITREDFSAGICSPEFVNSTLDPTLLDFGIGLQNLTIVYGCDFSLIPFPGIGQFNCQINGFAHIKWGAYGPGECKVSVVVPVPVQSSQGTGIEIEIEIDQSKLEEGIREGFDVKWKVDTAACLNCTVYKGVCGYDLKRNQSTCYYSSPGSSWWNQSFKGVVVGIVGTIAIVFVMIICYLKREQLSSMEVISKKKTKDNQYAKAFIMNQGSLAPKQYSYSDIKKMTHSFKNKLGQGGYGSVYKGKLLDDRLVAVKVINDLKGNGEDFINEVASISRTSHVNIVTLLGYCYERTKRALVYEFMPNGSLDKFICDLESSSTNCKLEHKTLLGIAVGIARGLEYLHCGCSTRILHFDIKPQNILLDDDFCPKISDFGLARLCQKKESIVSMLGTRGTIGYIAPEGFSRSFGGVSHKSDVYSYGMLILEMVGVNKNFDAEVSHTTEGYFPNWIYQNLNLCENVENSMVIIEEEEQMKKKMILVGLWCIQTIPTNRPSMTKVVEMLEGNVHSIEIPPKPFLFSPARSVQYSSTTSLP, encoded by the exons ATGAAAAACGTGACGTACCAAGTGTTAGGTGTCAATGCCGAGGCCCAAATACTCAAGATTACGAGAGAGGACTTCTCGGCTGGGATTTGTTCACCAGAGTTCGTGAATTCCACCCTCGATCCTACACTATTGGATTTTGGCATTGGTTTACAGAATCTTACAATAGTCTATGGCTGTGATTTTTCTTTGATACCTTTCCCAGGCATCGGACAATTCAATTGCCAAATAAATGGTTTTGCGCACATCAAATGGGGAGCTTATGGGCCTGGGGAATGTAAAGTAAGCGTAGTTGTTCCTGTTCCAGTTCAGTCCAGTCAGGGGACAggaatagaaatagaaatagaaatagatcAGTCAAAATTAGAGGAAGGCATTAGGGAAGGATTTGATGTGAAATGGAAGGTGGATACAGCGGCATGTCTTAACTGCACGGTATACAAGGGAGTATGTGGCTATGACCTGAAGCGGAATCAGTCAACGTGCTATTATTCCTCACCAG GCTCTTCCTGGTGGAATCAATCGTTTAAAG GTGTTGTAGTTGGAATTGTTGGGACCATAGCAATTGTCTTTGTTATGATCATTTGCTACCTCAAAAGAGAACAATTATCAAGTATGGAAGTGATTAGcaagaagaaaaccaaagacaATCAATATGCCAAGGCTTTTATAATGAATCAAGGCTCACTCGCTCCCAAGCAATATAGTTATTCAGATATTAAGAAAATGACCCATTCATTCAAAAACAAACTAGGTCAAGGTGGATATGGAAGTGTATACAAAGGAAAGCTATTGGACGATCGTCTAGTAGCAGTTAAAGTCATCAATGACTTGAAAGGAAATGGAGAAGATTTTATTAACGAAGTTGCTAGCATTAGCCGAACTTCCCATGTTAACATTGTCACTCTTTTGGGTTATTGTTATGAGAGAACTAAGAGAGCTCTAGTCTATGAATTCATGCCCAATGGATCTTTGGATAAGTTCATATGCGACCTAGAATCTTCTAGCACAAATTGTAAGTTAGAACATAAAACACTTCTTGGAATTGCAGTTGGCATCGCTCGAGGATTAGAGTACTTGCATTGTGGCTGTAGCACAAGGATTTTGCATTTTGACATAAAACCACAAAATATTCTACTAGATGATGATTTTTGTCCAAAAATATCTGATTTTGGCCTTGCAAGACTATGCCAAAAGAAGGAGAGTATTGTATCTATGTTGGGTACTAGAGGAACTATAGGATATATTGCACCAGAGGGTTTTAGTCGAAGCTTTGGAGGAGTCTCTCACAAGTCTGATGTTTATAGCTATGGAATGTTGATTCTTGAAATGGTTGGGGTAAACAAGAATTTTGATGCAGAAGTTTCTCATACTACTGAGGGATATTTTCCAAATTGGATTTATCAGAATCTAAATTTGTGTGAGAATGTTGAAAACAGCATGGTCATAATAGAAGAGGAGgaacaaatgaaaaagaaaatgattttagTGGGCTTGTGGTGCATCCAGACCATTCCAACAAATAGGCCATCCATGACTAAGGTGGTGGAGATGTTGGAAGGTAATGTTCATTCCATAGAAATTCCTCCAAAACCCTTCTTGTTTTCTCCTGCAAGGTCAGTGCAATATTCTTCAACAACATCATTACCATAA